One Clavelina lepadiformis chromosome 1, kaClaLepa1.1, whole genome shotgun sequence genomic region harbors:
- the LOC143447253 gene encoding sorting nexin-6-like, with the protein MESNGVIPQFRPLYSVKVPNAAKNGEVVEFFVETLKDGDERALVVIRVHDDFVWLLHCLKTQDNVTGIIFPPLPSAPSTSVQAAEKRTKKQMGVNSNVLVGDDYGENFRAYEKFLTLCITHPRLGHSNVLQRFLLEKEAPAKVKIRQGILGTLTKAVDDIRTMNFKDSDNDFHNARINNNENVKHMKEAASAYQKYIDCEHRLSSAYSEIQKALTQIVSDQGNKMKMEELCEVMWRAAEHASEMSHVNATNRQRTMGATLKLYAGYTQSQQEMLNKRVFKLMELEKAKKNYEKAKPQKKQQAENIMRNIEKELSDMTALAKPEMERHNRQRILAMQSALTQVADSEIKNARDGLAVFTKSYSEAQKMQI; encoded by the exons ATG GAATCAAATGGAGTCATTCCTCAATTTCGACCACTTTATTCTGTGAAAGTTCCAAATGCGGCTAAAAATGGAGAAGTTGTGGAATTCTTTGTAGAAACTTTAAAG GACGGAGATGAAAGAGCATTAGTGGTTATTCGTGTTCATGATGACTTTGTGTGGCTTTTGCATTGCTTGAAGACCCAAGACAACGTTACCGGAATAATT TTTCCTCCGCTACCATCAGCACCGAGTACAAGTGTGCAAGCCGCTGAAAAGCGTACCAAGAAGCAAATGGGGGTTAACTCTAATGTACTGGTCGGTGACGATTATGGAGAGAACTTTCGGGCGTACGAAAAGTTCTTGACTCTCTGCATCACACATCCACGTCTTGGACACTCAAATGTTTTACAAAGATTTTTATTGGAAAAAGAG GCTCCGGCCAAGGTAAAAATACGTCAGGGAATCCTTGGAACGTTAACAAAAGCTGTTGACGATATACGTACCATGAACTTCAAAGACAGCGACAATGATTTTCATAACGCAAGGATAAACAATAATGAGAATGTGAAACATATGAAAGAAGCGGCTTCAGCATACCAGAAATACATTGACTGCGAACACA GATTATCTAGTGCATATTCCGAAATCCAAAAAGCGTTAACTCAAATTGTGTCTGATCAaggaaataaaatgaaaatggaAGA GTTGTGTGAAGTCATGTGGCGCGCCGCCGAGCATGCCAGTGAAATGAGTCACGTCAATGCAACTAATCGTCAAAGAACGATGGGTGCAACATTGAAACTCTATGCTGGGTACACCCAGTCCCAGCAGGAAATGCTAAATAAACGTGTTTTTAAACTTATGGAACTAGAAAAGGCCAAGAAGAACTATGAAAAGGCTAAACCTCAGAAAAAGCAGCAG GCTGAAAATATCATGAGGAACATTGAAAAAGAATTGTCAGATATGACAGCGTTGGCGAAGCCTGAAATGGAGAGACACAATCGTCAGCGCATCCTTGCAATGCAGTCTGCTTTGACTCAAGTTGCTGATTCAGAG ATTAAAAACGCTCGTGATGGATTAGCAGTCTTCACCAAATCATACTCCGAAGCGCAGAAGATGCAGATATAA